In Mytilus edulis chromosome 6, xbMytEdul2.2, whole genome shotgun sequence, the following proteins share a genomic window:
- the LOC139528722 gene encoding glutathione S-transferase theta-1-like gives MVLRYYYDLMSQPCRAIYIFLKINKIPFEPKPIALRKGEHRSDEYKKVNPFGLVPVLDDDGFILTESVAILKYLAEKYNTPENWYPRADIQAQARIDEYMNWQHWNTRLKSAKLFQSLLFRRMNNKSEDSDTVDLLRAEVEKTVNYLEQVWLKDRPFLCGKEISFADILGVCELIQLSAVYEEKLYEKSPVVKSWMERVKDSLQPQFDEAHKIIYGVRKMYANMKEQSAKL, from the exons ATGGTTTTAAGATATTACTACGATTTGATGTCACAGCCGTGTAGAGCAATCTATATATttctaaaaattaataaaattccgTTTGAACCGAAACCGATTGCACTTAGAAAAG GAGAACATCGTTCAGATGAATACAAGAAAGTAAATCCCTTCGGTCTGGTACCCGTTCTAGATGATGATGGATTTATTTTAACAGAAAG CGTtgcaatattgaaatatttggcAGAAAAATATAATACTCCTGAAAACTGGTATCCCAGGGCTGACATACAAGCCCAAGCAAGAATAGATGAATACATGAACTGGCAGCATTGGAATACCAGATTAAAGTCAGCTAAACTTTTCCAGAGTTTG TTATTTAGAAGAATGAATAATAAATCAGAAGATTCTGATACAGTTGACCTATTGAGAGCAGAAGTTGAAAAGACTGTCAATTATCTTGAGCAGGTTTGGTTAAAAGACCGACCTTTTCTCTGTGGAAAAGAGATTTCTTTTGCTGATATTCTTGGAGTTTGTGAATTAATTCAATTGTCTGCTGTGTATGAAGAAAAACTATACGAAAAAAGTCCGGTTGTAAAATCTTGGATGGAAAGAGTGAAAGATAGTTTACAGCCCCAATTTGACGAAGCCCACAAGATTATATATGGAGTACGTAAAATGTATGCAAATATGAAAGAACAATCAGCTAAACTGTAA